The DNA region CCTCCCACTGGGTGTGACGCAGAGGACAGTTTGGAAGGTGTCCTGAGAGGGAGGAGGCAGGCCCCTGAGGAGGATGCTGTGGCATTTGAAATGTGGACAAAGATAGCTTGATTCTGCTGTTTTTGGTGGAGATAAACCCGTGTCTGTTCATGAGGAAAGATACAGTGTGAAGACAGGATGACATTGGTGCTCACGGGCAGCCATGGAGCGGCACAGCCAGGGGAGCGCTGAGGGTCAGGATTGCCAACTTGAGCAGCTGCACGAGACGGTTCTTGGGGCAAAGTCGAGGTCACTTCTGCCGCAGCCTGTCACAATTCAACCTCAAGGTGGCCGTCAGGGAGGCAGAGGCTCTACAAGGAAATCGAGTCCCTCAGAACATCAGAGACGCTGCAGCACGAATTTCATGCCCACACTGTAAGTGGTATCAGCTACTTTAGTAAACTCATACCACACAGCAATATACCACGAAAAAAGAGAAAGCTTTAAAATGATTTCCTAAATTGAGAAGTTGCTTTAAATCTTAGGAGAGACGCCCCAGATGCGTTGCCATCCCAGTTGGTATCAATGTGTGAGTTGGGTCTAGACTTGGACAGCAGCCTGGAAGGGACTGTCCTCTCCATGTGTCTCCTGCAAAAAGTTTTGTGAACTTCCTTCAGATGGACGTAGAGTTTTatgatccaaatatgatggaatatTTTTGACTGTCGTTAGACCCTGGGGACTTCTGTATCTGACCTGGGTTTGCATTTCCCTTTTTTCTGTTATTCTGCCTTATGAGGGTCTCCAGAGGGTCTCCATCAGCACAGACTGACTCTCCAGGAAGGTCCTCTCCAGTGCGTCCCACCTAAGAACTTGCCACGGTTGTTACTATCACCATGTTTGTCCCTCCCAGTGAACCCACACTTCCTGCCACGCTCTAGTGTGCCCTGAGAGtccccaaaacaaaacactggGGTGAAAATGAAGGAGCTGTGGGGTGGTGGTGTGGGGTGTTCTTCCAAGCGTCTGAAGGTGCAGCCTGGAGCGCAGAGTGAGTTCCTTCTCCAGGCCACAAGCAGCTCCGGGTTGACCAGAGCAGCCCCAGGAAGCACCTGGAAATGGGGGAGCTGCCAGGGAGGGAGTTCAGATATGGCCTGAGGCCATAACACAGGATATAGGAGGGTGTCCCTAGAGGTGGGCTGTCACCATGACAGGATGAGGACCTCGCCTTCTTCGGGTTTGCACACAATGCCAAACAGCTCCTCATCGTTGGGACAGTTTGCACATGGCTTTGAGGTTCTGGTGGAAGGCCAAGGTTTAGAGAAGATGTCGTGTGGCTCAAATTTCATGTTACCTGTAAAGGTCACCTTGGTGATAATTGCAAGATTGTTCACTGCTTCAAAAGTGAAAATTAACCAGGCATTCACCAAAGATTTTATCATAGCTCTCGTGGAATCCAGAGAATCTCATCATAGTCCTGTGCTACAAACTCTGgattttattccattttcttgTCATTAAAAACACCTTGGTCAAGTAGTTTGTTCTAGTTTGCCAATGGAGACTGGATGTGGTCCTGACCTCCTAGCCGGGCAGGTTTTCAGCCCAGAGGTCCAGTTGAGGTCCTGCCATCACTCGGCTTGCCCTGGCCACTGGGCCACCATGGCACTTACAGGGAGCAGGTGGAGGAAGCCTGACCTAGGGGGCTGGCTCGGGAGTTAAGGTTCGTCCCCTGCTGTCACCTGTGCTCCTGTGCTGCACTGATGGGAATGACAGGGCTTCCTCCTCACTGGAGAGGGCTGAGCAGCGGGGAACACCTGGAGCCCTTCATTCTTCTCCTTCAGAATCAGACTTGTTTTTGCTTAATTAGGTGTCTCCTTGCCTACGTTGTAGGAATCTGAAACACTCACTACCTCACCACCTAAGATATTCCATTCTCAGTGTCCagatctaatttatttatttttttaacttttgagtcaTGGAATCCTTGCTAATTTTTGAAATacagttcattttttttcttttaatatttatttatttatttaatattcttttcttttaatatttattttttagttgtaggtggacacaatacctttattttatttttatgtggtgctgagggtggaacccagtgcctcacacgtgctaggcgagtgttctacctctgagccacaaccccatccccattTACTCATGGCTTTATGTTCCTCAGAAAAATCCTGACGGCCTAATTTTTCTAACAGAATTACTAAGCTGCATTATCATTGACAAGTCAACATCAATGCCTGAGAAGAACATTGACTCGGCATGTGTGTGTAGGAAATGTCCCTGAAGGGGACACATCTTTGAGGTACAAGGACCAAGTATAGATCAGACCATCAGATCATTAGATGAAGGACCACTGCCCCCACTTAACAGAGATTTTGTGACCCCCGCGGTCCCTGGAACACTGCCGCTCGGCCAGCCTGTGGACGCATTAGGGCAGGAGCCTGAGTCAGGTACCTTCCCCGATCACAGCGCTGTACTAAGGCACCACAGGCAGAGCAGACATGGAACGGTgtccagtggagttcaaaacacaAGTACCATGCACGGGTGGCCACGTTAGGTGGTATCAACAACAGACGATGGTTTTTAGTACTTACCATTTGCACATGAGTTTGAGTTTCCATTCTAAACTGCTTTTCTGTGTTGATATCTCAAAACTCCTGTCTGTTTCTGGTCAAGAGGAATCTCTTCTGTGCCAGAATTTTCCTGAATGCTTTCTTCACGTCTTTGTTTCTCAGGGTATATATGAGTGGGTTCACCAGCGGGGTGACCACGCAGTAGAACACGGAGATCACTTTGCCAATGGTGAAGTTGTACTTGGCAGGAGGGCGGACGTAGGCGAAGATGATGGTGCCGTAGTAGATGGTGACCACGGTGAGGTGGGAGGCACAGGTGGAGAAGGTCTTCTTCCGAGCCTCTAGGGAGGACAGCCTGAGGACGGTGGCCACAATGTTGCCGTAGGAGGACATGGTGAGGAGGAAGGAGCTGAGAATCACCACAGAGCTGCAGGTGTAGCCCAAGGCCTCAGCCAAGAACGTGTCTGAGCAGGAAAGTTTAAAAATGGGGTCTGAGTCACAGAAGAAGTGTTTGATCTTCTGGGGGCCACAGAAGTTCAGGCGAGAGATGAGTATGGTAGGTAGGAGGGGGGCCGAGAAGCCCCCAACCCAAGACCCAGCTGCAAAGCGCAGGCAGAGCTGAAGGCTCATGAGAAGGGAGTAGCAGAGAGGGCTGCAGATGGCCACATACCGGTCGTAGGCCATCACCGCCAGCAAGATGCACTCAGTGGCCCCCATGGAGAAGAAGAAGTAGTACTGGACAATGCAGCCAGGGACAGAGATGGCCGCGGCCTTGGACAGGCAGGTGGCCAGCAGCTTAGGCACTGTGGCTGTGGTGTACCAGATCTCCAGGAAGGACAGGTTTCCTAGGAAAACGTACATGGGTGTCTGCAGCGTGGCCTCCACCAGAACGATGAAGATGATGAGGGTGTTTCCCACCAGGGAGAGCAGGTACACGGCCAGGAACAACGCAAAAAGCGCGTGCTGCAGCCAGGGCGCTCCCGAGAACCCCAGTAGAAGGAACTCCCTCACCGCTGTCCTGTTGGCCAGGTCCATGCTGCATCCTCTTGTTGGGAAGGAGTCGACCACACTCAGGACCTGGGAGACTTCACCTGGGCTGTCTGGCCGATCCTCAGGAACAGCCTCCCATGGGGCAGTTCTGGTAATCcacgttttacagatgaggaaatgaggGGGTCAGCCGTTTTCTTAGGGGTCTCCTCACCCTTCAGTGGCAGGGTGGGTTGGAACCCAGGAAGGTGGCCCCAGGCCAGTCCAAACTTGTACATCAAAGGACTGATCCTGGCATGGCCCTGTCACTGGAAACTCACCTCCCAAAGCACAGAGGGTGCCTGAGAGACCAAGATGGGGGCCTGCCCTTCGGGAAGGTGGAGTGTCCCCAGCTTCAGCCTGGGGACCTGTCATCTGATCCATCAGTCAAGGACGGGCAGAGAGGGTGGTCTCCGTGAAACCAGCCTCAGAGCACAAAGCAGGGGTGGAGGGGACATGAGCGGAAGATGTCTGTTCACAAGCACTCTTCACCCCCCAAGTTCTGGCTCACTTTAGAATCCTTGCACCTGTTATTTGCATCTGTCGGAAATAGTCAAGCAAATAGATTCTTAAAGGGACCAGAAAGCTCTAGAGAAGTGAGGATTCCCAGAAGGTACACCCAGTTGTCTCAGTGCCAAAAATCCAGATGAtgatataaaggaaaaaaatatctgggtagTCAACCTAAAAATGTTCTCGTATGTGTAGAATGGGATGGAAGCGTTTATAAAGTCTGTGCAGAAACAACACAGGCATCTGTCTCCAGTATCATCGTGAAAACAACAGCTGAGTGCGACGTGCGGTCAGCTGGGTCCTGTCTGTCTACCTCCTGCTTTAGAACGTGGAGATTCTCAGTCACCAGAACCACAGGCTCCCCCAGGGCATTCACATTTCTTGCAGTGCacaggggaagaagggaggggagcTTTCATTGACGGATCTTGGAAATTATTCGCTACAGAGTTAGAAGATCAAGTAATGTTACTGTGGTTGGGGATatcatttctaaaattttttttatttgctttaatcagttatacatgacagtagaatgcatttatgcactttgctatacatagatgggatatgatttctcatttttctgagtgtaccttGTTATAGgaacatattggtcatgcagtcacacagATATATAAAGTAATGATGTCTGTTAGTCACCTAAAAATgctgacattttttttcatatttctgtaaCAAAATTTAAATTGTACTTCTTGCTACACCACAATCCAACAGCATTTGAAATGTCACACTGTCCCTCCCTTTTCCTAAGTCTTTTCCCTAGTCACCTAGTCCTGTGTACTGACAGGCAGGCTCCATGTTCCTCTGCTGCAGAAACTTAGAAAGTGAAGAGAGAAAATATCTTCTAAACCAAGCAAtactttcattaaaataaaactcaAGTGCAAAAAGCAACTCACACTTTATTAATTTGGTGGTTTTAATGCATAGCCTGCAGTCTTTGCTCCCACGTGGAGGAGGTCCTGCTACGCCACGAGCATCACTGCTGAGCAGTTATGGGCCTGGCCCTTTCCTATGGGCTACTGGGGAGCGGGTGCACAGCTTTTCCCTGGGTACACTCACGTGCTGTTGTATTTTGCTCATTTTCAGAAATGTGATGTTGTTGGTCAAATAATCTTAGTCCTTCTTTTTAGCGAGGCCATTGCTCAAATCAAATGAACCCATTGCCTCATCGACATAGCGGGGACCTTCTGGCGGCTGTGCTGTTCGCCATCACACAGCATCTGTGTTACTAGTTAGCGCCCCAGTCTTTGCTTGTCTTTCTCCCCTGTGGTCGGGGCTGGGGAGGGAAGGCCAGGGAATCTCCCTGGGGGCTTCATTAGGACTTCTTAGCCTGGGAGAGCTGGGCTCAACTTTGGGACATCACAGGGGCTCCCTGAGGACTTCACTTTCGTGAGGGTCACAGTTGCTCTCCCAGGGACTGAGGGAGAGCAGAGGAGACTTTAGGGATGTCCCCAGGCCCCAGGCCACTGCAGCTGCCCTGCTGGTGGCACTCCCCTTAGAAACAGGACTGATGCAGCCCTCGCCCAGCGGGCCCTGGCTCCAcgcccagcattgcaaagtggatGGCAGGAGATGGGGCTGCTCTCTGGCCCCACAGCGAGGTTGCAGCACCAGGCGCCCTGAACACACATACAAAGCCTCTGGCCACCAGGAAGTCTCCTTCACAAACACAGAGCTAAAACACAAAGGGTCCCTCATCCTTCCATAACAGTGAATGAGCTTAGGGGGACAAGGCCTGCCCCCAGGAGGTGGGCGTAGCAGTTGGCAGGGTCTGGGGTTGGGGGGAGCACCCTGGGTGTCAGGAGATGATATGGATGCATGCACAGCGACAAGGGGACCTGGAAAGAAGTATGACCTTGTTCAAGTCGATCCAAAAAAAGTGGACTTTGACCTtcttaatttactttttattacATATTTGAAGGATCATTTATGGGGTAGAAAGTCATGATTTTTCTGAATACAAAAAATCAAACCAAACTAATGAAAATAGGCATTAATCTCAAACACTTAACACATTCGTGATGAGAACATTGGAAGTTCACTCTCAGCGATATGTAACACGCAGTTCTTATTGCCAGCTGTACCACCATGGTGTGTAATAGACCTCAGAAAAGTCAGACTTCCTCCTGCCCAGCTGAGGCTGCCGTCCATTTCTGCCGTCCCCTCCTCCCAGGCCCCCACCCTGGCACATGGAAGCTGGCCTCTGCTCCTGGGAGGTGACCTTTTAGGGTCCACCTGTGAGTGAGATCCAGAGGCCTTTGGGTCTCTGCTTACCTCACTCGGCATGACATTCTCTGGCTCCATCAATGTCATCGCAAACTACAGAATTTCTCTTTCTTTGAAGCTGATTGATAGGAAAGCCCTGGTGTGAACAACCGCACCTTCCCTGGGACCCATCCATCTGTGGGCACTTAGGTTGGCTCGTTGGCATCTATGTGTAACACCACATCCCACGTGGCAGGCCAGCTGTCCCTCTGACATGCTGACTTCAACGTGCTTGGGTAAATACCAGACCTGAAATGGCTGGtcatagagtaagtcttttttttttttgaggacttTGTCTATCATTTTCCATAATCGCTGTAACAAATTGCATTCTCACCAGGGGCTCATTTTTTTCCACTTCCTTGCCAAAACTTTTttcatctttttgataacaaactttttctttcttttttttttggtagtggggattgaacccagggacacttaaccactgagccatgtctccaaccctttttatatttatttacagacaagctctcactgagttgctgaggcttgcttcaaACTCACCATCCTCGTCTTAGCCTCCCATTGATAACAACTGTTTTAACAGGTCAGGGTGATGTCTCATGGTGGTCTAATCTGCATGTGCCCAATGAGCAGCCCTTTTGGGCGTGTCTCCATGTCATGGCAATAGTGCAGTAAATCACCAAGTCGACCGGAAAGCAGGAGGCGGAAACTTGCTTCACCATGTTTCTCCTTCCCAGTGAACCCACCCTGATTTGTCTGCGTTGATTCTCTTCCCTGTGGCTTCATAGTTCCTTCCTAGTTCACTGCCCACAGCTCTTGGGGAGCAGCTAAGGTTTTCTCTGAATGCAGTCAtgtgctcagtgagaccctttcaccTCCTCCTGTCTTGTTTGGGCCCTCTGAGGTCCCTTTCTGTGCCATTGCTCTGCTCCAGTGCCCTGCCAGTGGGCGGTTTGGGGCTGTTGACCTGGGGGCTTTCCCTGCTCACACTTGGTTCCGTGCTGGCTGCAGGATCTCATGCTTACTGAGGCATGTTTCTTCTGCACCTCTTCTGGACCTCTGGTTCAGTTTCTTCAGGAAAGTTGAATTTTGTCCAAGCCTCGTCTTATTCACTGAGACGATTACACATTTTTTACCTGAACATCGTTTACTGATCTGTTCATAATGACCCACCAGCATCCTGGGGGCTACAGGCTACTTGATCGCAGTGAATGACCCTTTTGATGTGGGGTTGAGCTTGGGTTGCTAGGATTTTGCTAAGGATATTGCATGTACGCTCATGAGGGGAATTGGCCTGGTGTTCTTTTATAGATGACTCTCACAAACACAATACTGAGCAACAGaaaacaggcaaaaaaaaaaaaaatgccatcagCAATATAATTTAGCTCTTGTACATGTCAAGATAGACTATGCCCGCAGTTGAGTAATGTGTCTTTCAGGACTGTGAATGAAAAGCATTTGCTTTGTGTGATTTGGCTGTGGTTATCCATAGTCTTCCCTTTGTTGGAAGAACTGTAACTTTGCTCAGAGCTAATAGAACAGAGGAGGACAGCCAGGGGGCTGGGAGGAGGAAATGCCCTGGGGCAGGGAACCTGACCCACGCCAGCCCCACAGCCAGCTAGGCACTGCTGCCCCTCATCCGCCCACCCCAGGAGAGTCCAGGAGGGATGGCTAGCAGCTGAGCCTGTGGCCTGCCCTGGGGACACAGGCATGAAAAACTAGTGGAGCCAAATGCTTTTGCAATTAACTGTAATAAGATTCCTCATGGTGATTTCTAGTGGAAAGACATCTGAAGGTCTTATTTATGGAATGTGCGTAGGCTACTATGCCTAGTTCTCCAGGTTGCTTATGTAACAAATTTAGAATCAGCAGATACACAACATGGCCTGCTGAAAGAGTTCAAGGACAACTGAGTGCTGTAACAGCCAGACCGTGGAGAGTTCTCCTCATTCACACATAAATCATCCTGTGCAATGCAATGACCTGCGTGGGATCAGGAGGCCTCACAGTTGCATCTGGCTCAGGGTGCGTCTGGACATGGTAAATACAGCTTTGGGAACTGCACAGATGGCCTCAAGCTTCACGCTTTGCCAGTGTCTTGCAGTCCTCTGCAGGCTTTGAACTACTAGTAAAATGAAAACTGGTTAAATCTCCAGTTCTCAGGAGTCGAATTTACCACCTCAATGAGAAAGGAGAAATTTGCATTCCCCAGAAGTTTTGAAGGATGCAAAGGCACTATATCATGAAAACCAGGCTAATGACACTGGGCGGCATCTCCCTTTagcttcttcttttctttgtttcatcTTGGTGCCCGTTTATCTCCCAGTATCTGCTGTTCTCTAAGGAGTCCCTGGTGTCCGGCCAGGCTGCTCCCTCCACCACAGGAACCACTGTCATCTTCCTCCTTTCTACATACTCGTGCAtttcatattttttcctttttcttcaagaACGTGTGAGATGAACAGAAGCACATTTAGAGAGCGCTCCCTGTGAGTGGTGGCACCCCAGGTCCTCCGAGCCTCCTTCCTGGATTTGCTGAAGTCCACCCACAGCCAGGTGGAAGTTGCAAAGTACTCTTGAAAGGAAGATGTGCATTTCCCCTGTGGAGTACCTTTACCATTTTAGTTGACTCTTGGATGTTTAGAAAAGAAAACCCTTAAATAATTACTCTGAGGTCCCTATTTTGGTTCAGGGAAGCTACTAAACAGTCTCCACTTTCCCATGGCTCTGTAATGGGTAATTCAAGGGCTCGAGGTGATGGAGAGAAGAACATGCCATCTAAAGAATGCACAGCAACGGGGACAAGGATGAGGATGGTGCTTGTACCTGCTGATAGATCCACCTTCATAACGATGTCACTCAGGGCAGGGCTGGCTTGAGTGACATCTGAAAGCCTGACACACATAATCTCCATTTTCAGAAGGGTCCCCTTTCTAAACCCATCATCCCAAATGATTTTCCACACCTAAAATCCTAGCAAAGCATTAAGTGAACTTCTGGACAGGTGACCTTTTAGGTATACAGATAGGAAGCCAGTCCCGTGGACATTAGGTAGAGCTGAAGCTATAAGCCACCTCCCCatacattatttatttacttactgattTGCCTTCATGAAtctacatttttttatccatattGTAAGCTAGATAGGTATGTTAGAAGAGCTGAAGTTTATCTGCCAACTTGGTTGGTTTttgtgttggtttttttttttttttttgaaaaacattttttttttcttcgaaGGGATTTGAACTCTTGCATCGGTATTTGTTTTTCCTTGGGAAGGTGTGAATTTCTACTAGGTTTTAAAAGTGGGATGTGTGTGTTCACTTGAGCATTTACAGAGGCACAAAAGCAGACATTTTGATTCTGGAGAAGGACAGGTGACACTCCCAAAGGTGAACTGGAATGAGTGAGTCCCTAAGCACTAGGGATTGGAGCCATATCCTACATAGAGTTTATTCAACGGAATAACCGCTGATGTAATCACTTTTGCATATTGCATATTGATTTGCTATTAGCAAGACAGGATGGAACAAAACTCAGAGGTTTGGAGCAAGGCTTCCCTTGATGAGGTCCTGTCACCTCCAAAGGAGGACAGTCCATGACTCTTCCTCGGGAGTGGGCTGCACCAGGCACATCTGCAGAGAGCTCTGCCAGCTTCTGCCTGTTGGCAGGGAATGTGATTTGAGCAGAAGGTGATCTTCCTCTATGCCAGAAACAATTGGGCACACATGTGACAAGGACACGTTGGACAGAATGGGGACATTGAGGTGTGTCGAGAGAGAGCAAAGTGAAGGAGTGTTCCCTAGACAGGGAAGCATTCCCGAGAGCGCTTCAAGAGGAGCCCTGTTCCCACCACCCATGGGTCTGCACTGGAGCCCAGCCGCGGTGCAGTCTGAACCTCGGATGGGGCCCCAGCAGGACTTATCCTCATCTGGACAGCTTGAAGTTTGATCACACCTCGCTGCACTGAAGTCAGGGACCTGGCAGTCCCCACCTGCTTCTCCAGAACGCACCGTCCTCATCCTGACCATGGGTTTCCTGGGTCGCCCAGTGCTTGCTCAGGCAGAGTGTGAGGATACACACAAAGCACTGGACGCAGTTTCCAGTGTGAAGAGGCATAGGGCTGACTGTCTGCCCTGATGGCTGCTGCGGTGCCCACGTGGGACATGCCTGCCTTGGCCCCTTGCTCTGGCACTTGGATTTACCTCTGGGTCGTGGTCACCGTTGAGAGCAGCTCACATGCAGAGTGTCTTCTGCAGCGCTGCCTTCACATCCCTGCTCCTGAGGCTGTAGATGAAAGGGTTCAACATGGGGGTGACAGTTGTATACATGACAGCCGACAGGGCATCTCCCTGGGGCGTGTGCGAGGAGGTGGGGCTGAAGTAGACCGCAATGGCTGTGCCATAGAATAGCACAACCACTGACAGGTGTCAGCTGCAGGTGGAAAAGGCTCTCTGCCTCCCCTGAGTAGAGGTGACCTTCAGAATGGTGCAGAAGATGAGGCCATACGATGTGAGGATGCAGGCAAGGGGTGTGAGAGCCAGCAGACTCCCCACCGTGAGAATGACCATGATGTTGAGGGACACGTCCGAGCAGGAGAGCTGCAGGAGAGGGTTGAGGTCACAGAAGAAATGGtggatgacattggaggcacagAAGGACAGGCGTTCCATCAACATGGTGTGCAGGAGGGCATGAAGGCAGGTGACCACCCAGAGCCCTGCCACCAACCGCAGGCAGAGCTGAGGGCTCACTATGGTGGCATAGTGCAAAGGGTGGCAAATGGCCACGTATCTATCGTAGGCCATCACACAGAGAAGGAGGCCATCACACAGAGAAGGAGGCTATAAAATCACAGTGGCTGGTGAGGACCTGCCATTTTTAGTGCGGGTTTTATTATTTCTCACAGTGTCCCTGAATCACCTAAGGCTTGTTTGTTATTGATTTTACATTTGGGATCCTAATGAACTTCTTTATAAAACATGTCTGGTGTGTACATATTGGAGACCCTTTCTAAGTCTCACGAGGTTCTCCCAAATTCAGAACTTGTATCTGCTCCTTATGTTTTATAGGAATATTCACTGTCATCCTCCAGATGTGTGATATAGGAGGAAGACCTTTCCTTACAAATACACAACCAcggaacaggcctcctctgaaggcCCATTCAGGAGGCCTCCTTCTTCGCACCGAGCTCCTGTGCCAGGCAGTGTAACAAGCACCGGTAATGCCCTGCCACTAAATGGAACATGCATTTGCTCTTTACCCAGCCACCAGTCCCAGCTTGCCCAGAGCTTCCGACCCGCACAGTTCCCTCCCTCTGATCCCTATAGCATCTAACTAACTTCTCTCTACCTCTTCACCCAAGCGCAGGTGAGTCAGGATGAGGTCTGTGTTGGGCGGGGTCACTGCACGCTGGGAAGGTGCCCACTCTGGAGTGAGGGGCTTTACTGGCTTCCTCTGCTACGGTACGACATCTCCTGCCCTTTCCCCATCCTGTGATCAGGCTGAATGCCCCTTTCGTGACCAGAATGGAAGCTCACCTTGTTTGCCTGATTCCCTGTGGCCGGTGACTTGCCGGAGGAAGAATCTGCACATAGTTGGTGACACACAGTGCTATGGAAACAGCGGAGGCCACATTCTGGAGCAGCACCTGACTGCACCAGCCTGAGGTTCTTGGAGAGAGCCCTACAGCGCCTCCCTCAGGGCACCTCCGTGAGCTCCAGGGTGGCTTCCTCAACCTGGGCTTAGCCCACTCTTCCACGGGAACCTTGATGGTGCCATTATAAAAGTCTGAGTGTCATGATTCTGGGACTCACATACTCAGGGTGTCTCTGATGAGGCAGAGAAGAGCTCCGAGTACGTACCCTTTTTGTCGGGAGGGCATCCACCTGTATGTTTTTATTCTCTCTGAAGGTCAGACCAAGAGAGCGGAGGTG from Callospermophilus lateralis isolate mCalLat2 chromosome 5 unlocalized genomic scaffold, mCalLat2.hap1 SUPER_5_unloc_2, whole genome shotgun sequence includes:
- the LOC143400133 gene encoding olfactory receptor 6F1-like, whose amino-acid sequence is MDLANRTAVREFLLLGFSGAPWLQHALFALFLAVYLLSLVGNTLIIFIVLVEATLQTPMYVFLGNLSFLEIWYTTATVPKLLATCLSKAAAISVPGCIVQYYFFFSMGATECILLAVMAYDRYVAICSPLCYSLLMSLQLCLRFAAGSWVGGFSAPLLPTILISRLNFCGPQKIKHFFCDSDPIFKLSCSDTFLAEALGYTCSSVVILSSFLLTMSSYGNIVATVLRLSSLEARKKTFSTCASHLTVVTIYYGTIIFAYVRPPAKYNFTIGKVISVFYCVVTPLVNPLIYTLRNKDVKKAFRKILAQKRFLLTRNRQEF